The Panicum virgatum strain AP13 chromosome 5K, P.virgatum_v5, whole genome shotgun sequence genome has a window encoding:
- the LOC120707005 gene encoding uncharacterized protein LOC120707005 — protein MRRWLWGGCGRAGGGEAFPTGAGEEGGGWGRFLHGQFLDAQIVSNLQEAGQRVGAPEVKTDGSEPLVETPDDVEDEGAVGDGFTEIAQVLRLAFVEAAVLGDGEVALRESAEVGVGVEGARRLVAKELRFDGEPHPSGGGVALGDGVGKVVGDCAEKPSPDDAIHAYPVGGGGDGGVGEDMAVQGVLSNREEERLAPAGVEGGRHVVEERDKGANVLHRDGLRVEVEERSGLMVGDGVVVRSVGVLGVVGQVVAVVWGRKVGSGADASVGRVTIGLSEEGFLLGVGCTSEGSITRGLGAGALLGGGGGGGGLVVLQTCHGTRWSSVRWARLERR, from the coding sequence ATGCGGCGGTGGCTGTGGGGCGggtgcgggcgagcgggcggtgGTGAAGCTTTTCCCACCGGAGCTGGTGAAGAGGGCGGTGGCTGGGGGCGCTTTCTCCATGGTCAGTTCCTCGATGCGCAGATCGTCTCGAACTTGCAGGAAGCTGGGCAGAGGGTTGGTGCGCCGGAGGTGAAGACCGATGGCAGTGAACCGCTCGTTGAGACCCCGGATGATGTTGAGGACGAGGGTGCGGTCGGAGATGGGTTCACCGAGATCGCGCAGGTCCTCCGCCTTGCGTTTGTAGAGGCGGCAGTACTCGGCGACGGGGAGGTCGCCCTGAGAGAAAGCGCGGAAGTCGGCGTCGGCGTAGAGGGCGCGCGTCGCCTGGTTGCCAAGGAATTGAGATTCGATGGCGAGCCACATCCGTCGGGCGGTGGTGTTGCGCTCGGAGATGGTGTCGGCAAGGTCGTCGGAGATTGTGCCGAGAAGCCAAGTCCGGACGACGCAATCCATGCGTACCCAGTCGGCGGAGGTGGGGACGGCGGTGTCGGAGAGGACATGGCGGTTCAGGGAGTACTTTCCAACCGTGAGGAGGAAAGACTCGCGCCAGCGGGGGTAGAAGGTGGACGTCACGTCGTGGAGGAGCGGGACAAGGGCGcgaatgttttgcaccgagacgGCCTGCGCGTGGAGGTTGAGGAGCGCAGCGGCCTCATGGTGGGCGATGGCGTCGTAGTCCGGAGCGTCGGCGTCCTCGGCGTGGTCGGACAGGTTGTCGCCGTCGTCTGGGGGAGGAAGGTGGGCAGCGGCGCGGATGCGAGCGTCGGCCGCGTCACGATCGGCCTGAGCGAGGAGGGCTTCTTGCTCGGCGTCGGCTGCACGAGCGAGGGCAGCATCACGCGCGGCCTGGGCGCGGGCgcgctcctcggcggcggcggcggcggcggcggcctcgtcgtCTTGCAGACCTGCCATGGGACGCGCTGGAGCAGCGTCAGGTGGGCGCGCTTGGAGCGGCGATGA